A DNA window from Camelina sativa cultivar DH55 chromosome 17, Cs, whole genome shotgun sequence contains the following coding sequences:
- the LOC109129894 gene encoding probable WRKY transcription factor 65, which produces MGSVVRTANGPKTKPEPKPEPEPEVEREVEPEVEEEDNKFMVLGREIETTPSCVDEFAWFTEMETTSSTILESPIFSSEKKTAVSAAADDVAVFFPMGEEDESLFADLGELPECSVVFRHRSSVVGSQVEIF; this is translated from the exons ATGGGAAGCGTTGTACGCACGGC AAATGGACCTAAAACAAAACCCGAGCCCAAACCCGAACCAGAGCCTGAGGTGGAGCGTGAGGTGGAGCCagaggtggaggaagaagataataaGTTTATGGTTCTTGGAAGGGAGATTGAAACAACTCCGTCATGTGTCGACGAGTTCGCGTGGTTTACGGAGATGGAGACAACGTCTTCAACGATTCTTGAAAGTCCGATATTCTCATCGGAGAAAAAGACTGCTGTCTCGGCTGCTGCGGATGACGTTGCGGTGTTCTTTCCGATGGGAGAGGAGGATGAGTCTTTGTTCGCCGATCTCGGCGAGTTGCCGGAGTGTTCGGTGGTGTTTCGTCACCGGAGTAGCGTAGTTGGGTCACAAGTCGAGATCTTTTGA